The Neoarius graeffei isolate fNeoGra1 chromosome 25, fNeoGra1.pri, whole genome shotgun sequence genome includes a region encoding these proteins:
- the ppp2cb gene encoding serine/threonine-protein phosphatase 2A catalytic subunit beta isoform — MDDKAFTKELDQWVEQLNECKQLTENQVRTLCEKAKEILTKESNVQEVRCPVTVCGDVHGQFHDLMELFRIGGKSPDTNYLFMGDYVDRGYYSVETVTLLVALKVRFPERITILRGNHESRQITQVYGFYDECLRKYGNANVWKYFTDLFDYLPLTALVDGQIFCLHGGLSPSIDTLDHIRALDRLQEVPHEGPMCDLLWSDPDDRGGWGISPRGAGYTFGQDISETFNHANGLTLVSRAHQLVMEGYNWCHDRNVVTIFSAPNYCYRCGNQAAIMELDDTLKYSFLQFDPAPRRGEPHVTRRTPDYFL, encoded by the exons ATGGACGATAAAGCGTTTACTAAAGAATTAGACCAATGGGTAGAACAGCTGAACGAGTGCAAGCAGCTCACCGAGAATCAAGTGAGGACGCTGTGCGAAAAG GCTAAAGAGATCCTGACTAAGGAGTCCAACGTGCAGGAGGTGCGCTGCCCTGTCACAGTTTGTGGCGATGTGCACGGCCAATTCCACGACCTCATGGAGCTGTTCAGAATCGGAGGGAAGTCTCCTGACACAAACTACCTGTTTATGGGTGACTATGTAGACCGAGGCTACTACTCGGTGGAAACGGTCACCCTGCTTGTTGCGCTGAAG GTCCGTTTCCCAGAGCGCATCACGATATTGCGTGGGAACCATGAGAGCAGACAGATTACACAGGTGTACGGCTTCTATGATGAGTGCTTGAGGAAATATGGTAACGCAAACGTGTGGAAATACTTCACAGATCTCTTTGACTATCTACCCCTTACAGCCCTCGTTGATGGCCAG ATCTTCTGTCTGCATGGTGGTTTGTCTCCATCTATAGACACACTGGATCACATTCGAGCTCTAGATCGTCTTCAGGAGGTGCCACATGAG GGGCCGATGTGTGACTTGCTCTGGTCAGATCCTGATGACCGTGGTGGTTGGGGAATCTCTCCAAGAGGTGCTGGTTACACTTTTGGACAGGACATCTCTGAAACTTTCAACCATGCCAATGGTCTTACCCTGGTCTCCCGTGCCCATCAGCTCGTTATGGAG GGATACAACTGGTGTCATGATAGGAATGTTGTCACCATCTTTAGTGCACCAAACTACTGCTATCGCTGTGGCAACCAAGCTGCCATCATGGAACTGGATGATACTCTTAAATATTCCTT CCTTCAGTTTGATCCCGCACCTCGGCGTGGAGAGCCTCACGTGACCCGTCGCACCCCTGATTATttcttataa